A portion of the Sandaracinobacteroides saxicola genome contains these proteins:
- a CDS encoding kynureninase: protein MAHSLDLADPLAHARGRFRLPDGIVYADGNSLGALPAAAPAHLAHVVESEWGQGLIRSWNDAGWIDAPAQLGARIAPLIGAHADEVIVADSVSVNLFKLLAAGLTPRRRTIVTLAGDFPTDSYIAQGLANLLGNVTLREIPLADIVTALDDQTAILLLTHVHYQSGARHDMAALTAPAHAAGALTLWDLSHSAGAIAVDLNAANADLAVGCGYKFLNGGPGAPAWLFVARRHQKRLENPLSGWMGHARPFAFEPGYTPAPGMARWLAGTMPILALAALNAGLATFDGLAPAAIEAKAAALTTHFIDRVAHIPGITLATPRDPAARGAHVALAHDHAQPLTQALIAHRVIPDFRTPNLIRFGFAPLTSRFADVETAAATLAHLIETQAWTNPAYHQSRKVT, encoded by the coding sequence ATGGCCCACTCCCTCGACCTTGCCGACCCCCTCGCCCATGCCCGCGGCCGCTTTCGCCTGCCAGACGGCATCGTCTATGCCGACGGCAACAGCCTCGGCGCGCTCCCCGCCGCGGCGCCCGCCCATCTCGCCCATGTCGTCGAATCGGAATGGGGCCAGGGCCTGATCCGAAGCTGGAACGACGCTGGCTGGATCGACGCCCCGGCGCAGCTTGGTGCCCGCATCGCCCCCCTCATCGGCGCCCATGCAGACGAGGTGATCGTTGCCGACAGCGTGTCGGTGAACCTCTTCAAGCTGCTCGCCGCGGGCCTCACCCCCCGCCGCCGCACCATCGTCACGCTCGCCGGCGACTTTCCCACCGACAGCTACATCGCCCAGGGTCTCGCCAACCTGCTGGGCAACGTCACCCTCCGCGAAATCCCGCTCGCCGATATCGTCACGGCACTCGATGACCAAACCGCGATCCTGCTCCTCACCCATGTCCATTATCAGAGCGGCGCCCGCCATGACATGGCGGCGCTGACCGCCCCTGCCCACGCCGCCGGTGCGCTCACCCTCTGGGATCTCAGCCACAGCGCTGGCGCCATCGCCGTGGACCTCAACGCCGCAAACGCCGATCTCGCCGTCGGCTGCGGCTACAAGTTTCTGAACGGCGGCCCCGGCGCGCCGGCCTGGCTGTTCGTCGCCCGCCGCCATCAGAAACGCCTGGAAAACCCCCTCTCCGGCTGGATGGGCCATGCCCGCCCCTTCGCCTTCGAACCCGGTTACACCCCTGCCCCCGGCATGGCGCGCTGGCTCGCCGGTACCATGCCCATCCTGGCGCTCGCCGCCCTCAACGCCGGCCTCGCCACCTTCGATGGCCTCGCCCCCGCCGCCATCGAGGCCAAGGCCGCCGCGCTCACTACCCATTTCATCGACCGCGTCGCTCATATACCGGGCATCACGCTCGCCACCCCCCGCGATCCCGCCGCCCGCGGTGCGCATGTCGCCCTCGCCCACGATCACGCGCAACCCCTGACGCAGGCGCTCATCGCCCACCGCGTCATCCCCGATTTCCGCACCCCGAACCTGATCCGCTTCGGCTTCGCACCCCTCACCAGCCGCTTCGCCGACGTCGAAACCGCCGCCGCCACGCTCGCCCACCTCATCGAAACCCAGGCCTGGACCAATCCCGCCTATCACCAATCGCGGAAAGTCACCTGA
- a CDS encoding glycine zipper domain-containing protein, producing MFIEEGARDMRTAGLIAAALVVLAMPAGAKEKVRYQYGNNFYESLRECLEAKRKAKRKGAVIGAVGGAVVGAASGGSVGGTALAAGVGAQAGAVIGRRTEHC from the coding sequence ATGTTTATCGAAGAAGGAGCGCGGGACATGCGGACGGCGGGATTGATCGCGGCGGCACTGGTGGTGCTGGCCATGCCGGCGGGAGCGAAAGAAAAAGTCCGTTACCAATATGGCAATAATTTTTATGAAAGCCTGCGGGAGTGTCTGGAGGCCAAGCGCAAGGCCAAGCGCAAGGGTGCTGTGATTGGCGCAGTGGGCGGCGCCGTGGTAGGTGCAGCCTCAGGTGGTAGTGTAGGCGGCACGGCCCTGGCCGCGGGAGTCGGCGCACAGGCAGGCGCGGTGATTGGCCGACGCACGGAACATTGTTAA
- a CDS encoding glycosyltransferase family 2 protein yields the protein MPPKITLITVAWNAAATIADTLRSVAAQTTAPHEHLIVDGASSDTTIALAQQYALPFTRIISEPDKGLYDAMNKGFAAATGDYIGFLNADDFLVRTDAIALLQAAAGAHPEALSAAVVLVKPDAPTVRTRSYSAHHFRPWMLRFGHMPPHPGFYVRRDIATVLGPMRTDLRISADFDFMVRFFARHSAATLAETLVAVREGGASNSGFSSRQTIARENLAVLRAHGIASASALMWAKYAAKIAQYAIPAAHYPAPATVRWEP from the coding sequence GTGCCGCCAAAGATCACGCTCATCACCGTCGCCTGGAACGCCGCCGCCACCATCGCCGACACGCTTCGCTCGGTCGCCGCCCAAACCACCGCGCCACACGAGCATCTCATCGTCGATGGCGCCTCGTCGGACACTACTATCGCCCTTGCGCAGCAATATGCCTTACCCTTCACCCGCATCATCAGCGAGCCTGACAAGGGCCTGTATGACGCGATGAACAAAGGGTTTGCCGCCGCCACCGGCGACTATATCGGCTTCCTCAATGCCGACGATTTCCTCGTTCGCACCGATGCTATCGCGCTGCTGCAAGCCGCCGCCGGGGCGCATCCCGAGGCTCTTTCCGCCGCTGTCGTGCTGGTGAAGCCCGATGCGCCCACGGTCCGCACCCGCAGCTACTCCGCGCACCATTTCCGCCCCTGGATGCTGCGTTTCGGTCACATGCCGCCACATCCCGGCTTCTACGTGCGCCGCGATATTGCCACCGTCCTCGGCCCAATGCGCACCGATCTTCGCATCAGCGCCGATTTCGACTTCATGGTACGCTTTTTCGCCCGCCACAGCGCCGCCACGCTCGCCGAAACGCTTGTCGCCGTGCGCGAAGGCGGCGCATCGAACAGTGGCTTCAGCAGCCGCCAAACGATCGCCCGCGAAAATCTGGCCGTGTTGCGCGCCCACGGCATCGCCTCGGCTTCAGCCTTGATGTGGGCTAAATATGCCGCCAAAATCGCTCAATATGCGATCCCCGCGGCGCATTATCCCGCGCCTGCGACCGTCCGTTGGGAGCCATGA
- a CDS encoding GDP-L-fucose synthase family protein, whose protein sequence is MSAVLFDLAGRSLFVAGHRGMVGSALVRRLASEPVTVLTADRAQLDLTDQPAVRAFIRAKRPDVVVIAAAKVGGIAANNDYPADFIATNLVIQSNLIDAAAAARTPKLLFLGSSCIYPRLAPQPITEDALLTGPLEATNQWYAIAKIAGLKLAEAYRHQHGLDFISAMPTNLYGPGDNYDLASSHVIPALLRKAHEAKTTGADTLTVWGSGTPRREFMHVDDLADALVFVLKHYSDAPHINIGTGSDVTIAEVAETIAQVVGFTGRLVFDPTKPDGTPRKLMDSSRLTALGWTPRISLVDGLAHAYAAMPK, encoded by the coding sequence GTGAGCGCAGTCCTGTTCGATCTTGCCGGGCGGAGCCTGTTCGTCGCCGGCCATCGCGGCATGGTCGGCAGCGCCCTCGTGCGCCGGTTGGCGTCCGAACCAGTCACCGTTCTTACGGCTGACCGCGCGCAGCTCGATCTTACCGACCAGCCTGCCGTCCGCGCCTTCATCAGGGCGAAGCGCCCCGATGTCGTGGTCATTGCCGCGGCAAAAGTCGGCGGCATCGCCGCCAATAATGACTATCCCGCCGATTTCATCGCCACCAACCTGGTCATCCAGTCCAACCTGATCGATGCCGCCGCTGCCGCCCGCACCCCCAAGCTACTGTTTCTTGGTTCCTCCTGCATCTATCCCAGGCTCGCGCCGCAACCCATTACCGAGGACGCGCTGCTGACCGGTCCCTTGGAAGCCACCAACCAATGGTATGCCATCGCCAAGATCGCCGGCCTCAAACTGGCGGAGGCCTATCGTCACCAGCACGGCCTCGATTTCATCAGCGCGATGCCCACAAACCTCTACGGCCCGGGCGACAACTACGACCTTGCCAGCAGTCATGTCATCCCCGCTCTTCTGCGCAAGGCGCACGAGGCAAAAACCACGGGCGCCGACACCTTGACGGTTTGGGGCAGCGGCACCCCCCGGCGGGAGTTCATGCACGTCGACGACCTCGCCGATGCCCTTGTCTTCGTGCTGAAACATTACAGCGACGCGCCGCACATCAACATCGGCACCGGCAGCGACGTCACCATCGCCGAGGTGGCTGAAACCATCGCGCAGGTGGTCGGTTTCACCGGCAGGCTCGTCTTCGATCCAACCAAGCCTGACGGTACCCCGCGCAAGCTGATGGACAGCAGCAGGCTGACGGCGCTCGGCTGGACACCCCGCATCAGCCTCGTCGACGGCCTCGCCCACGCCTATGCCGCCATGCCGAAATAA
- the gmd gene encoding GDP-mannose 4,6-dehydratase, which yields MSKTALITGVTGQDGAYLSQLLLAKGYTVHGVKRRSSSFNTARIDDLYKDPHEGHTNFFLHHGDLTDATNLIRLVQETQPDEIYNLAAQSHVQVSFETPEYTANADALGTLRLLEAIRILKLEDKTRLYQASTSELYGKVQEVPQKETTPFYPRSPYAAAKIYAYWICVNYREAYGIFAANGILFNHESPLRGETFVTRKITRAVAAIEAGAQSKLYLGNMDAKRDWGHARDYVEGMWRILQHDVPEDWVLATGETQTVRRFVELAFAEIGVTIEWSGHAEQEVGRCARTGRELVAIDPRYYRPTEVDLLLGDPTKANTKLGWKHQVTLPELVREMVSADRALAAACRL from the coding sequence TTGTCAAAAACCGCGTTGATTACCGGCGTCACCGGCCAGGATGGTGCCTATCTTTCGCAATTGCTGCTGGCAAAGGGCTACACCGTCCACGGAGTCAAACGCCGTTCCAGCAGCTTCAACACGGCACGCATCGACGACCTGTACAAGGACCCGCACGAGGGCCATACCAACTTCTTCCTGCACCATGGTGACCTGACGGACGCCACCAATCTCATTCGGCTGGTACAGGAAACCCAGCCGGACGAAATCTATAACCTCGCCGCCCAGAGCCATGTTCAGGTCAGTTTTGAAACACCGGAATACACCGCCAACGCCGACGCGCTTGGCACGCTGCGCTTGCTCGAAGCCATCCGCATCCTGAAGCTGGAGGACAAGACCCGCCTCTATCAGGCCAGCACGTCAGAGCTTTATGGCAAGGTGCAGGAGGTGCCGCAGAAGGAAACCACCCCCTTCTATCCGCGCTCGCCCTATGCCGCGGCCAAAATCTACGCCTACTGGATCTGTGTGAACTATCGGGAAGCCTACGGCATCTTCGCTGCCAACGGCATCCTGTTCAACCACGAAAGCCCGCTGCGCGGCGAGACTTTCGTCACCCGCAAGATCACCCGCGCCGTCGCCGCCATAGAGGCGGGCGCGCAATCGAAACTCTACCTCGGCAACATGGACGCCAAACGGGACTGGGGCCACGCCCGCGACTATGTCGAGGGCATGTGGCGCATCCTGCAGCACGATGTCCCCGAAGACTGGGTGCTTGCCACCGGCGAAACCCAGACGGTTCGCCGCTTCGTCGAACTGGCGTTTGCGGAAATCGGCGTGACCATTGAATGGAGTGGCCACGCCGAACAAGAAGTGGGCCGCTGCGCAAGGACCGGCCGCGAGCTGGTTGCCATCGACCCCCGCTATTATCGCCCGACCGAAGTCGACCTGCTGCTCGGCGATCCGACCAAGGCCAACACCAAACTCGGCTGGAAGCATCAGGTGACGCTGCCCGAACTGGTGCGCGAGATGGTCTCCGCCGACCGCGCGCTCGCCGCCGCCTGCCGCCTGTGA
- the aceB gene encoding malate synthase A, with the protein MTGITLHGAPVPGGETILTDAALAFIAHLHRMFDPTRQSLLRARDDRKRWWQAGNSLDFAPETSSVRDGHWQISGTPADLLDRRVEITGPCDRKMVINALNSGAKCFMACMEDATSPTWHNIIDGQINLRDAVHRTINLEDKGKSYKLNDIIATLIFRPRGWHLPETHIRVDGEEVSGAIVDFALYFFHNARRLVENGSGPYFYLPKMEHYLEARLWNNIFVTAQSILGLPLGTIKSTVLIETLPGAFMADEILYELRDHIVALNCGRWDYIFSYIKCLGHDANSVLPDRSAVTMASPFMAHYAAHVVRTCHRRNAHAMGGMSAFIPVKDDEAKNSAAFAAVKADKEREATLGHDGTWVAHPGLVGVAMEVFDRLMPGASQREKIPAGTVSAAELLAAPEGPKTRAGLAMNINVAIGYIAAWLRGQGAVPLHNMMEDAATAEISRTQLWQWRTQGVTLDSGETVTAALINAEIQAQLAVWKDAVGDNFFATGRYAEAATILSDLVLAKTLPDFLTTPCYRQFMAA; encoded by the coding sequence ATGACCGGCATCACTCTCCACGGCGCCCCCGTTCCCGGCGGCGAGACCATCCTGACCGACGCGGCGCTCGCCTTCATCGCCCACCTGCACCGCATGTTCGATCCCACCCGGCAATCGCTGCTCCGTGCCCGCGACGACCGCAAACGCTGGTGGCAGGCCGGCAACAGCCTCGATTTCGCGCCGGAAACCTCGTCCGTCCGGGATGGGCATTGGCAGATCAGCGGCACACCCGCCGACCTGCTCGATCGCCGCGTCGAAATCACCGGGCCGTGCGACCGCAAGATGGTGATCAATGCGCTGAACAGCGGCGCCAAATGCTTCATGGCCTGCATGGAGGACGCCACCAGCCCGACGTGGCACAATATCATCGACGGCCAGATCAACCTGCGCGACGCCGTGCACCGCACCATCAATCTCGAAGACAAGGGCAAATCCTACAAACTCAACGACATCATTGCCACGCTGATCTTCCGCCCGCGCGGCTGGCACCTGCCCGAAACCCACATTCGCGTCGATGGTGAGGAAGTCTCCGGCGCCATCGTCGATTTCGCGCTCTATTTCTTCCACAACGCCCGCAGACTCGTGGAAAATGGCTCCGGCCCTTATTTCTACCTGCCGAAGATGGAACATTATCTCGAAGCCCGGCTGTGGAACAACATCTTCGTCACGGCCCAGTCGATCCTTGGCCTGCCGCTCGGCACCATCAAATCGACCGTGCTCATCGAAACCCTCCCCGGCGCGTTCATGGCCGACGAAATCCTCTACGAACTGCGCGACCATATCGTCGCCCTCAACTGCGGCCGCTGGGACTATATCTTCAGCTACATCAAGTGCCTGGGGCATGACGCCAACAGTGTCCTGCCCGACCGCTCTGCAGTCACCATGGCCAGCCCCTTCATGGCGCACTATGCCGCCCATGTCGTGCGCACCTGCCACCGCCGCAACGCCCACGCCATGGGCGGCATGAGCGCCTTCATCCCGGTGAAGGACGACGAGGCAAAGAACAGCGCCGCCTTCGCCGCGGTGAAGGCCGACAAGGAACGCGAGGCCACGCTGGGCCATGACGGCACCTGGGTCGCCCACCCCGGCCTGGTCGGTGTCGCCATGGAAGTGTTCGACCGGCTGATGCCAGGCGCCAGCCAGCGCGAGAAAATCCCCGCCGGTACCGTCTCCGCCGCCGAACTTCTCGCCGCCCCCGAAGGTCCGAAGACCCGCGCCGGCCTCGCGATGAACATCAATGTCGCCATCGGCTACATCGCCGCCTGGCTGCGCGGGCAAGGCGCGGTACCACTCCACAACATGATGGAGGACGCCGCCACCGCCGAGATAAGCCGCACACAACTGTGGCAATGGCGCACCCAGGGCGTCACGCTGGACAGCGGCGAAACCGTCACCGCCGCACTGATCAACGCCGAAATCCAGGCCCAGCTTGCCGTCTGGAAAGATGCCGTGGGCGACAATTTCTTCGCCACCGGCCGCTATGCCGAGGCCGCCACCATCCTCAGCGACCTTGTCCTCGCCAAGACGCTGCCGGATTTCCTGACCACGCCCTGCTACCGCCAGTTCATGGCGGCCTGA
- a CDS encoding helix-turn-helix domain-containing protein translates to MASAAESNRKLFAGPRVRRLRTSLGLTQTRMAQDLGVSISYLNLIERNQRPVTAAVLLRLADLYDLDVRTLTDSNSDRLSHDVTATLAAEPAISRAEIRDFIEAHPTIAAALTRLASTAPSASAAPTDPLATVRRAMLDRQNHFATLDAHAEAVSDELRLSATGLYAALQDRLRARHGLTLRVLPTDVMPGALRRLDWHNRQLHLSEALDGASRTFQAAHQLALLDAKAEITAEVAAASLADPIAQRIFTANLASYWAAALMMPYARFHAAAEALGYDLELLQARFGAGFEQVAHRLTTLQRAGARGIPFIMLRVDRAGQISKRLAAGRFPFAEEGGQCPLWVLHAAFESPTRILTQVAEVESGERLFTIARTVRPQVTPWGAVQPRFAIALSCGLDHARGLTYATGLDLMTLPPTPIGSGCTACRRDNCRQRSAPPSGATLAIDPAARGLTAFQFT, encoded by the coding sequence TTGGCCAGCGCCGCCGAAAGCAACCGCAAACTCTTCGCCGGCCCCCGCGTCCGCCGGCTGCGCACCTCGCTTGGCCTCACGCAAACCCGCATGGCGCAGGATCTCGGGGTCTCCATCAGCTACCTGAACCTCATCGAGCGCAACCAACGCCCGGTCACCGCCGCCGTGCTCCTGCGTCTCGCCGATCTCTACGATCTCGACGTCCGCACGCTGACCGACAGCAATTCCGACCGCCTGTCGCACGATGTCACCGCCACGCTCGCTGCCGAGCCCGCCATCAGCCGCGCCGAAATCCGTGATTTCATCGAGGCGCACCCGACCATCGCCGCCGCGCTCACCCGCCTCGCCAGTACCGCGCCCTCCGCATCAGCCGCCCCCACCGACCCGCTCGCCACCGTCCGCCGTGCCATGCTCGACCGGCAAAATCATTTCGCCACCCTCGATGCCCATGCAGAGGCGGTCTCCGACGAACTGCGCCTGTCCGCCACAGGCCTTTACGCCGCCTTGCAGGATCGCCTGCGTGCCCGCCACGGTCTTACCCTGCGTGTCCTTCCCACCGACGTCATGCCGGGCGCGCTCCGCCGGCTCGATTGGCACAACCGGCAACTTCACCTGTCCGAGGCCCTGGACGGCGCCTCGCGCACCTTCCAGGCCGCGCACCAGCTCGCCCTGCTCGACGCCAAGGCCGAGATCACTGCTGAGGTCGCCGCCGCGTCGCTCGCCGATCCCATCGCCCAGCGCATTTTCACCGCCAACCTCGCCAGCTATTGGGCCGCCGCGCTGATGATGCCCTACGCCCGCTTCCATGCCGCCGCCGAGGCGCTCGGCTATGACCTCGAACTGCTCCAGGCCCGCTTCGGCGCGGGCTTCGAACAGGTCGCGCACCGGCTCACCACCCTGCAACGCGCCGGCGCGCGCGGCATCCCCTTCATCATGCTGCGCGTTGACCGCGCCGGGCAAATCTCCAAACGCCTCGCCGCCGGCCGCTTCCCCTTTGCCGAGGAGGGCGGCCAATGCCCGCTCTGGGTGCTGCACGCCGCCTTCGAATCCCCCACCCGCATCCTCACCCAGGTCGCCGAGGTCGAAAGCGGCGAACGCCTCTTCACCATCGCCCGCACCGTCCGGCCCCAGGTCACCCCCTGGGGTGCGGTACAGCCACGTTTCGCCATTGCGCTTTCCTGCGGCCTCGACCATGCGCGCGGCCTCACCTACGCCACCGGCCTCGACCTCATGACCCTTCCCCCCACCCCCATCGGCTCCGGCTGCACCGCCTGCCGCCGCGACAACTGCCGCCAGCGTTCCGCGCCACCATCGGGCGCCACGCTTGCCATCGATCCCGCCGCGCGCGGCCTCACCGCATTCCAGTTCACCTGA
- the aceA gene encoding isocitrate lyase, protein MVSKSFYDVVPAPAGRFDGIERPYTPADVERLRGSVQIEHTLARRGALKLWELLKTEPYINSLGAMSGNQAMQQVRAGLKAIYLSGWQVAADANTAGAMYPDQSLYPANAGPELARRINRALQRADQIEHSEGGVKRDWFAPIVADAEAGFGGPLNCFEIMKAYIEAGAAGVHYEDQLASEKKCGHLGGKVLIPTQAHIRNLDAARLAADVMGVPTVICARTDAESAMLMTSDIDERDHEWLTGERTPEGFFRLKPGTGVDHCIKRGLAFASHADLLWWETSHPNLDDAKRFAEAIRKVHPNKMLAYNCSPSFNWEKNLDKDTIAKYQRELGAMGYKYQFVTLAGFHSLNHGMYELAVGYRDRGMAAYSELQQAEFASEAKGYTATRHQREVGTGYFDAVAEAISGGQSSTTALKESTEAAQFEKAA, encoded by the coding sequence ATGGTGTCGAAGAGCTTTTATGATGTGGTGCCGGCGCCGGCGGGGCGCTTCGATGGGATCGAGCGGCCTTATACGCCGGCGGATGTCGAGCGTCTGCGCGGTTCGGTTCAGATTGAACATACGCTGGCGCGGCGTGGCGCGCTGAAACTGTGGGAGCTGCTGAAGACCGAGCCCTACATCAACTCGCTGGGGGCAATGAGCGGCAACCAGGCGATGCAGCAGGTGCGCGCCGGGTTGAAGGCCATCTATCTGTCGGGTTGGCAGGTGGCGGCCGATGCCAACACCGCGGGGGCGATGTATCCCGACCAGTCACTCTATCCGGCGAACGCCGGGCCGGAGCTGGCGCGGCGGATCAACCGGGCGTTGCAGCGCGCCGACCAGATCGAGCATAGCGAAGGCGGCGTGAAGCGGGATTGGTTCGCGCCGATCGTGGCGGATGCCGAAGCCGGCTTTGGCGGGCCGCTGAACTGTTTCGAGATCATGAAGGCCTATATCGAGGCAGGTGCGGCCGGCGTGCATTATGAGGACCAGCTGGCGAGCGAGAAGAAGTGCGGCCACCTGGGCGGCAAGGTGCTGATCCCGACCCAGGCGCATATTCGCAACCTGGACGCGGCACGGCTGGCGGCGGACGTGATGGGCGTGCCGACAGTGATCTGCGCGCGGACGGATGCCGAAAGCGCGATGCTGATGACCAGCGACATCGACGAGCGCGACCATGAGTGGCTGACCGGCGAGCGCACGCCGGAGGGTTTCTTCCGCCTGAAGCCCGGCACGGGGGTGGATCATTGCATCAAGCGCGGTCTGGCTTTTGCCAGCCATGCCGACCTGCTGTGGTGGGAAACGAGCCACCCGAACCTGGACGATGCCAAGCGCTTTGCCGAGGCGATCCGCAAGGTGCACCCCAACAAGATGCTGGCGTATAACTGCTCGCCCAGCTTCAATTGGGAGAAGAATTTGGACAAGGACACCATTGCCAAATATCAGCGCGAGCTGGGAGCGATGGGGTATAAATATCAATTCGTGACGCTGGCGGGCTTCCACAGCCTGAACCATGGCATGTATGAGCTGGCGGTCGGCTATCGTGACCGCGGCATGGCTGCCTATTCCGAACTGCAGCAGGCGGAGTTCGCCAGCGAGGCCAAGGGCTACACCGCGACGCGGCACCAGCGCGAGGTCGGCACCGGCTATTTCGATGCGGTGGCGGAAGCGATCAGCGGCGGGCAATCAAGCACGACCGCGCTGAAGGAATCAACGGAAGCGGCACAGTTCGAGAAGGCCGCGTAA
- a CDS encoding metal-dependent hydrolase encodes MATTKSPADLTITPRDRRFGRGTAHARWWMGGDPVATAFYNALSATFPLGEAYFVESVKAFRDDAPPKLAAEIRAFVAQEVAHSREHLAFNRRAVESGYDLSRIEAGVAQSLALTKGRPPILDLAVTMALEHYTAIMAQRMLSDPHAFAAADPEQQALWRWHAIEEIEHKGVAYDTWLHATRDWSRGKRWRVKALLMLLTSRNFWKNRYANMLDLLAQDGITGARAHARILWFLFGNPGALRTLFFPWLAFFLPGFHPWNHDDRDLIARADLDPLLPGAQAA; translated from the coding sequence ATGGCCACCACAAAGTCACCCGCCGACCTCACCATCACCCCGCGCGACCGTCGCTTCGGCCGCGGCACCGCCCACGCCCGCTGGTGGATGGGCGGCGATCCGGTCGCCACCGCCTTTTACAACGCGCTCTCGGCCACCTTCCCGCTGGGGGAGGCGTATTTCGTCGAGTCGGTAAAGGCGTTCCGCGACGATGCGCCCCCAAAACTTGCCGCCGAAATCCGCGCCTTCGTCGCGCAGGAGGTGGCCCACAGCCGCGAACATCTCGCCTTCAACCGCCGCGCGGTCGAATCGGGCTATGACCTCAGCCGCATCGAGGCCGGGGTGGCGCAGTCGCTGGCGCTCACCAAGGGTCGACCCCCCATCCTCGACCTCGCCGTCACCATGGCGCTCGAACATTACACCGCCATCATGGCGCAGCGCATGCTGTCCGACCCCCACGCCTTTGCCGCCGCCGACCCGGAACAGCAGGCGCTCTGGCGCTGGCACGCCATCGAGGAGATCGAACACAAGGGCGTCGCTTATGACACCTGGCTGCACGCCACCCGCGATTGGTCGCGCGGCAAGCGCTGGCGGGTCAAGGCGCTGCTGATGCTGCTGACCAGCCGCAACTTCTGGAAAAACCGCTACGCCAACATGCTCGACCTGCTGGCGCAGGACGGCATCACCGGCGCCCGCGCCCATGCCCGCATCCTGTGGTTCCTGTTCGGCAACCCCGGCGCGCTGCGCACCCTTTTCTTTCCCTGGCTCGCCTTCTTCCTGCCCGGCTTCCACCCCTGGAACCATGATGACCGCGACCTGATCGCCCGCGCTGACCTGGACCCGCTGCTGCCCGGCGCTCAGGCCGCCTGA
- a CDS encoding TetR/AcrR family transcriptional regulator — MSTEKRRFTQEESRAAALEAASGLLVEAGPAAVTLKAVSARMGRTHANLLHHFGSAAGLQSALAAHLAARVCAEITRVVVANRARAPDPRAVVDLVFDAFDREGAGALATWMILNGNESALNPVVAMIHSLVDELGEGHDAPALHRETLMLVLAAMGDALLGAAMADALGLPRDAARVLATERLLALPANMARMEENTHAG; from the coding sequence ATGTCAACAGAGAAGCGGCGCTTCACCCAGGAGGAGAGTCGCGCAGCCGCGTTGGAGGCGGCGAGCGGGCTGCTGGTGGAGGCGGGGCCGGCGGCGGTGACGCTGAAGGCGGTGTCGGCCCGCATGGGCCGGACGCATGCCAATCTGCTGCATCATTTCGGCAGCGCGGCAGGGTTGCAGAGTGCGCTGGCGGCGCATCTGGCGGCGCGGGTGTGCGCGGAGATCACCCGCGTGGTGGTGGCGAACCGGGCCAGGGCGCCCGATCCGCGTGCGGTGGTGGACCTGGTGTTCGACGCCTTCGACCGGGAAGGGGCGGGGGCGCTGGCGACCTGGATGATCCTGAACGGCAACGAGAGCGCGCTCAATCCGGTGGTGGCGATGATCCATTCGCTGGTGGACGAACTGGGCGAGGGGCATGACGCGCCGGCGCTGCACCGCGAGACGCTGATGCTGGTGCTGGCGGCGATGGGCGACGCGCTGCTGGGCGCGGCTATGGCGGACGCGCTGGGCCTGCCGCGCGACGCCGCGCGGGTGCTGGCGACGGAGCGGCTGCTGGCCCTGCCGGCGAACATGGCGCGGATGGAAGAGAATACACATGCCGGGTGA
- a CDS encoding DUF4272 domain-containing protein: MPGDRGALERKERSEALLLRLDIPINPDLPIVENSNEIRLRDGKEVIRRAMCLFAVSYAALESVAGAQSLLERWSLTEHLSPKERAFLSSATPSHHDRVQFSWRCEAMVPLMWATGLMEELSFPTEDFNFEYLSDFWKTIPHGFWEGVGTRSADEILDEVDLIYRLHWAVREAQLSEMPVPGGLDEGVVMERHHALNWLIGYGECDWDDVTTDT, translated from the coding sequence ATGCCGGGTGACCGGGGAGCGTTGGAACGAAAGGAACGATCCGAAGCGCTGCTGCTGCGACTGGATATTCCTATCAATCCGGATTTGCCCATTGTTGAGAATTCGAACGAGATCAGGCTTCGCGACGGCAAGGAGGTGATTCGACGGGCAATGTGCCTGTTTGCAGTTTCCTATGCGGCGCTTGAGAGCGTTGCGGGCGCGCAATCGCTGCTGGAACGGTGGAGTCTGACAGAGCATCTTTCGCCGAAAGAGCGTGCTTTTCTTTCGTCGGCAACGCCATCGCACCATGATCGCGTGCAGTTCAGTTGGCGCTGCGAGGCGATGGTTCCGTTGATGTGGGCGACCGGTCTGATGGAGGAATTGTCGTTCCCGACCGAAGACTTCAATTTCGAGTATCTGTCCGATTTCTGGAAAACCATCCCGCATGGCTTTTGGGAGGGTGTCGGAACGAGGTCGGCTGACGAGATTCTGGATGAGGTCGATTTGATCTATCGCTTGCACTGGGCCGTGCGTGAGGCTCAGCTCTCGGAAATGCCCGTGCCGGGTGGGTTGGATGAGGGGGTGGTGATGGAGCGCCACCATGCGTTGAATTGGTTGATCGGATATGGAGAGTGCGATTGGGATGATGTGACGACAGACACCTGA